caaggctagggtcgtttcgcctcttcgcctccttgcacacaaacctagtgaggtgcttaaagggaggaaatcgaccatcgtggtcttccttgtactctgaggcaacagtcagccacttgtcctgcagcccaaatggaagtttgtccacaattggtctaatcccggatggagtatctaggaatactagaccagctgaatagccatcttctttggcgccttggatctccatgagtaaatctccgaattctcttaacttaaagtgatctttggctgacaccttaggaaagtttcccagacgtcgatatagcgccgcttcaataatgtcgggggccccatatctctcccaaagtctctcccacgcttcgcttaaggctagctcaggtttgttgatgtacactgaacgcatgcgtctcacctggtcgcgtgattctttccccagccatttcgccataaggtccaacctttgggttgcactgagctggaccccgtcaatcacgttggtgaatgtggagagccaagcacggtaattttcgggtttatcgtcaaactggtacagtcccgaagtgacgagatcccgtcgtgctaaatactgcagcgtgggatcggctgcaagcggcatgcggagaagtacgttggcgcccatatgactgagaacgcacgtttctcatggaatttgccatcctggattcaacctccgcgtctcttcgcatcgaactttgtaactttggtgtcaaagtatatcggttgtcagctctttcattcttgacttcatcgcggggccgcgagggtaaattctcttcctcgtagctggggaagttatcgaataggtatggagaggggagacgagcctgcctgtctgcttgatattgtacatagtcgctcgtgcgttccagtctggtcctttccaaagcagaacttgtttcggtcagatcacgcgacccttcagcttcttctatgtactctgctttcaccctggcagcttctccttctctttctcgctgcagcacttgcaactctgtcgatatttttgccatttccaactgggtttcggcttctctggcggcctcttctctttgtctggcagcctcttcggcttctctggcggccctttctttctggatttcggcttctctggcagcctcttctctttgtctggcggccctttcggcttctttggtggccagtttcattttcaaaactgcctcttgtttggcgtaatgcagtcgcaccttggcggcttctgccttggctcttgcctgtgtggacttacttgatgtcgttctactgcccttgtcgctgggcgccatcgacttgatcccggatcgagctgacattgcagcacttggaacacctgataacgcctgggtgggcttacttgatgtcggtttactgcccttgtcgctgggcggcgtcgacttgatgctggattgagctgacattgcagcacttgaaacacctgataatgccgctttttcactgtaacgttctccttcgggtgtaacgaaacgccgaatttaacgtccggataaaccacagccaatgcaaaccagatcgcagtaagattaaccatttactgttcactcttcacattaacatatggtgaaaactgttgataaaacaatacaagattgatacagtatttgttccttccttaatatcacatttcaagtgtaaatacttgcaaaggtgactataactacattacactaaggtgcagtatacagggagagtttacctgctccattgactactttaaatacacttccatgcaaactatccacgactctttaactaacgaaagcataaacattatctaccgtcgttacctctaacaggatcagcattaacatcttagttcaatatatcgattatctattaacttacagcgttgctctcactgtgatttctcatgcctgcaaactgcttgtgctcaggtgagcctcgtggaaagcccccaccctcgcgctaatttcaaaccggtgttttcccacaagacgcggcgaaaccggatgtgacgtcatcgcatgccgatatattttacatgcaatgaatacactttaaacacttctaattctaactagaaaatactattgaatgaattactaagcgaaaatattataaactaaataactgtcgtaaagacagcacatgaacactgaagcaaagtactcattaagtacctctgctatctcctctggttccatacacacttttccactgtcacacttgattggtcctgttctctcacatcttattctctggttctttacatacttgtagaaagtcttggggttttccttaatcctgtccactaaGGTTTtcccatggcctcttctggctctcctaatttcgttcttaagctccttcctgctagcctcataattttctagatcACGATCATTacatagttttttgaacctttcgtaaggttttcttttctttttgactagatttacaacagcctttgtacaccatggttcctgtatcctaccatcctttccatgtctcattggaacataacctatgcagaactccacacaaatatcccctgaacatttgccatatttcttccatatctttccctgagaacatctgttcccaatttatgcttccaagttcttgcctgatagcctcatatttcctcttatttccccttactccaattaaacactttcctaacttgtctgttcctgtccctctccaatgctatggtaaaggagatagaattatgatcactatctccaaaatgctctcccactaagagacctgacacctgaccaggttcacttcccaaaaccagatcaagttcagcctctccttttgtaggcttatctacatattgtatgaagaaaccttcctgaacatacctaacaaactccaccccccttgctgtagggagatgccaatcaatatttgggaaattaaaatctcccaccacgacaacccagttattattacacctttccagaatctgtctccctatctgcttctcgatgtccctgttactattgggaggtctatataaaaaaaaacacccagtaaagttattgactcattcctgttcctaacttccacccaaagagactccgtagacaatctctccatgacttcctccttttctgcagctgtgacactatctctgatcaacagtgccacacccccaccacttttgcctccctccctgtcttttctgaaacatctaaagcctggcactcgaaataaccattcctgcccctgagccatccaagtctctgtaatggccacaacatcatagctccaagtactgatccatgctttaagttcatccgctttgttcataatacttcttgcattaaaatagacacatctcaaaccattggtctgagcacttccattctctatcacctgcctaacctccctctcgctctgtctccaagctttctctatttgtgagctaaccgcctcttcctccgtctcttcagttggGTTCCCACCCTCCTTCAATTCTAATTTAAACGCTTCCCAATAGCCTTAGTAAACCTCCTCGCCagggtattggtcccccttggattcaagtacaacccgtcctttttgtacaggtcacacctgccccaaaagaggtcccaatgatccagaattctgaatccctgccccctgctccaaagcCTCAGCCATGCAtccctcattctattcctatacacactgtcacgtggcacaggctgtAATCACTTTACTACCTttacaggacctcctcccttttcctacctatgttgttggtaccaatatatactacgacttctggctgttctcgTGGGCGAGATCAGAAACATTCTGGACCCTGATATctgggaggcaagctaccatttgtgtttctttcctatgcccacagaatcacctgtctggccCCCTacctatagagtcccctatcactgctgccttcctcttcctttccctacccttctgagccgcagggccagactctgtgccagaagagtggccactgttgcttcccccaggtgggccccccccccaacagtaatcAAACAGaggtacttattgttaagggggcagccacaggggtactctccagCATCTGACTCTTGTCCTTCCCTCTCTTGACTGTTACCCActctgtctcctgaggccccggtgtgactacctgcctatagctcctccctatctcctcctcactctccctgaccagacaaaggtcatcgagctgcatctccagttccctcacAGGATCccaaaggagctgcagctcaacacacctggcgcagatgtggctgtctgggaggctgggagtctccaggacttcccacatctgacaccgagcacagaacactggcctcagaCATAggcaacctacctcgcctcaACCCGTTATCACCGAAGCCCTGCTGAGCCCAAGCCCTCTATCCTGTTCTACTCCGTCGCCCACtcctctataaagctgtctccttttaaactcttctcgctgttctaacTGGCTGACATCCACGCACTTGCACGGTTGTGCCTCcgtcaaaccgctgaagaaataatgTTTCCAAATACTGTTTCTGTTAGTCCTTTTGGTGCAGCTCCTAAGCATCTGACACTTACCTAGATCCCAGTTCATACCTGAGAATGAAGCCGTCCATTGGTTGGAGTCAAACATGGATATCGTGTGTGAGCCATCCACTTGACACACAATCCAGGACAGtatgatatggggggggggggcaagctgTCCCCTCCACACAGCTGATTTGGCACCAGCGGTtttacaggagttgccagtcagagtTGAACTTAGTGTAGGATTGCCTCAGGGACTTGCTCACGAACCCTTCTCCATGAGTGTATATAGCTGCATGGGAACaaagatttgagatcagagttttccttctcctagatgaactgtCAACCAGGGTTAACAAGCCCCATTTGCCCAAAGTGGCTGGTTTTAAGCTggcagtaacccacctttgccctttctcctgtcagtagaaacggttcctctgggcttagtagctaagccatacgtgaaggccaggagctggacttggttgtcagaggctacttgtgGTGCACGCCATAGGGAGAATTTAAAAGGTAGTGGCAGCTTATCCCCATTATcacccccggctataacaaccttaaggaacttaCTTGCTCCTTAGCGGTTGTAATTTCTATCCATTTACTGATCAGAAGTTTGGGATGCATGTGGCGAGAGTAACTTCGTTCATTACACTCACACCGATAGACTCACTTTCCAGGATTCGCGTTCTCAgtcttacttttatttgcagtttgtcttcttttgcacattaattaTTTGTCAGTTTTTTGcctatttatgtata
Above is a window of Hypanus sabinus isolate sHypSab1 chromosome 20, sHypSab1.hap1, whole genome shotgun sequence DNA encoding:
- the LOC132378275 gene encoding plectin-like, which translates into the protein MSAQSSIKSTPPSDKGSKPTSSKPTQALSGVPSAAMSARSGIKSMAPSDKGSRTTSSKSTQARAKAEAAKVRLHYAKQEAVLKMKLATKEAERAARQREEAAREAEIQKERAAREAEEAARQREEAAREAETQLEMAKISTELQVLQREREGEAARVKAEYIEEAEGSRDLTETSSALERTRLERTSDYVQYQADRQARLPSPYLFDNFPSYEEENLPSRPRDEVKNERADNRYTLTPKLQSSMRRDAEVESRMANSMRNVRSQSYGRQRTSPHAACSRSHAAVFSTTGSRHFGTVPV